The Winogradskyella schleiferi genome has a window encoding:
- the recQ gene encoding DNA helicase RecQ codes for MSIAEIDLHSALKKYFGFSAFKGLQEEVIKNVVAGNNTFVIMPTGGGKSLCYQLPALIKEGTAIVVSPLIALMKNQVDAIRAVSENEGVAHVLNSSLNKTEVKRVKDDITNGITKLLYVAPESLTKEEYVDFLRTVKISFMAVDEAHCISEWGHDFRPEYRNLKTIIKRIGDDIPIVGLTATATEKVQEDILKSLGMPNAVTFKASFNRPNLYYEVRPKTKNVDSDIIRFVKQNEGKSGIIYCLSRKRVEELSQVLQVNGIKAVPYHAGLDAKTRVKHQDMFLMEDTDVVVATIAFGMGIDKPDVRFVIHHDIPKSIESYYQETGRAGRDGGEGHCLAYYAYKDIEKLEKFMAGKPVAEQEIGHALLQEVVAFSETSMSRRKFILHYFGEEFDNAIGEGGDMDDNVRHPKKQKEAKDDVQILLDTVQKTNEKYKAKDLVQVLVGNSNALISSHKTDSQEFFGVGKDKDKRYWMALIRQVIVARLLKKDIETYGVLRLSKSGLDFIKNPKSFMMAEDHVFDEDTGDGIITNAKGGGAVADEKLMKMLKDLRKRNAKKLGVPPFVIFQDPSLEDMALKYPITIEELSNVHGVGESKAKKYGKDFVGLIADYVEDNDIMRPDDMIVKSTGTNSAIKLYIIQNVDRKLPLSDIASSKGMEMKAFIKEMESIVFSGTKLNINYWIDEILDEDQQEEIHEYFMESESDKIDDAIEEFDGDYDDEELRLYRIKFMSEVAN; via the coding sequence ATGAGTATTGCAGAAATTGATTTACACTCCGCATTAAAAAAGTACTTTGGGTTTTCAGCGTTCAAAGGCCTTCAAGAAGAAGTAATTAAGAACGTCGTAGCTGGTAATAACACTTTCGTTATTATGCCAACTGGTGGCGGAAAATCGTTATGTTATCAACTGCCGGCTTTAATAAAAGAGGGTACTGCCATTGTGGTATCTCCATTGATAGCGCTGATGAAAAATCAGGTAGATGCTATTAGAGCTGTGTCTGAAAATGAAGGTGTCGCGCACGTTTTAAATTCATCTTTAAATAAAACGGAAGTCAAACGCGTGAAGGATGATATTACAAATGGTATTACAAAATTGCTTTATGTTGCTCCAGAATCTTTAACCAAGGAAGAATATGTTGATTTTCTTAGGACGGTTAAAATTTCTTTTATGGCAGTGGATGAAGCCCATTGCATTAGTGAATGGGGACACGATTTTAGACCAGAATACAGAAATTTAAAAACGATTATAAAACGTATTGGAGATGATATTCCAATCGTAGGACTGACGGCAACGGCAACTGAAAAAGTACAAGAAGATATTTTGAAGAGTTTAGGCATGCCAAATGCGGTTACGTTTAAAGCCTCATTTAATAGGCCAAATCTTTATTATGAAGTACGACCAAAAACGAAAAATGTAGATTCGGATATCATTCGTTTCGTAAAGCAGAACGAAGGGAAATCTGGAATTATTTATTGTCTAAGTCGTAAACGTGTTGAAGAATTATCGCAGGTGCTTCAAGTCAATGGGATAAAAGCAGTGCCTTATCACGCAGGTCTTGATGCTAAAACCAGAGTGAAACATCAAGATATGTTCTTAATGGAAGATACCGATGTTGTGGTAGCCACCATAGCTTTCGGAATGGGAATTGACAAACCCGATGTGCGTTTTGTAATTCATCATGATATTCCTAAAAGTATTGAAAGTTATTATCAAGAAACAGGAAGAGCTGGTAGAGATGGAGGCGAAGGACATTGTTTGGCTTACTATGCCTATAAAGATATTGAGAAGCTTGAAAAATTCATGGCAGGAAAACCTGTTGCTGAACAAGAGATAGGACATGCATTATTGCAAGAAGTAGTTGCTTTTTCTGAGACGTCTATGTCCAGACGAAAATTTATCCTTCATTATTTTGGGGAAGAGTTTGATAATGCAATAGGCGAGGGTGGCGATATGGATGATAATGTACGGCATCCTAAAAAACAGAAGGAAGCTAAAGATGACGTGCAGATTTTATTGGATACCGTACAAAAAACCAATGAAAAATATAAGGCCAAGGATTTAGTTCAAGTCCTTGTTGGAAATTCAAATGCCCTTATTTCGTCTCATAAAACTGATAGTCAAGAATTTTTTGGAGTTGGAAAAGATAAAGATAAACGCTATTGGATGGCGTTGATTCGTCAGGTTATAGTCGCTCGTTTATTAAAGAAAGATATTGAAACTTATGGTGTTTTACGATTAAGTAAAAGTGGATTGGATTTTATTAAAAATCCAAAATCCTTTATGATGGCAGAAGACCATGTGTTTGATGAAGATACAGGCGATGGTATTATAACCAATGCTAAAGGTGGTGGAGCAGTAGCCGACGAGAAATTGATGAAAATGCTAAAGGATTTACGGAAACGTAATGCCAAAAAATTAGGGGTACCTCCATTTGTAATTTTTCAAGACCCTTCATTAGAAGATATGGCGCTGAAATATCCTATTACTATAGAAGAATTGTCTAACGTACATGGCGTTGGAGAGAGTAAGGCCAAAAAATACGGTAAGGATTTTGTGGGTTTAATTGCTGATTATGTTGAGGATAACGACATTATGCGACCAGATGATATGATTGTCAAATCTACTGGCACAAACTCTGCCATAAAATTATACATTATACAAAATGTCGATAGAAAATTGCCTTTAAGTGATATTGCATCTTCAAAAGGCATGGAAATGAAAGCGTTTATCAAGGAAATGGAATCTATTGTCTTTTCGGGTACCAAGTTGAATATCAACTATTGGATAGATGAGATTTTAGACGAAGACCAGCAAGAGGAAATCCATGAGTATTTTATGGAATCTGAAAGCGATAAAATAGACGATGCCATTGAAGAATTTGATGGTGATTATGATGATGAAGAATTACGTTTGTATCGCATTAAATTTATGAGTGAAGTAGCTAACTAG
- a CDS encoding exopolysaccharide biosynthesis polyprenyl glycosylphosphotransferase, with amino-acid sequence MAKKKGIHFEVSERKILLRIMDLVMVFLGVYSLSLYFDFEYIVVSADNNVALILLGIYVSIFATIFELYDLQKASRLDTTFQNIVITASIVVLFYLFTPVLSPFLPEERMQIVYLYLTIIVSILLWRLVYINLIESPRFYKRVLLVGEVSNIDGLIKALDTSDPNYKIIGFINSEISTPESVKFKGLKEFEAKDFLQIINKEKISEILVASFNTEAITAEVYHDLMLLLERGFKIRDYTQVYEELLKKVPIQFVGKDFYKYFPFSRSNENKLYIFFHRAFDVIFSLIGLILGVIFIPFILIGNLIGNKGPLFYMQERVGKNNKSFNIIKLRTMVVNAEEEGVKWAKKNDVRVTAFGKFLRRSRLDEIPQFYNVLKGDMSIIGPRPERPFFVNELSRIIPFYQTRHIIKPGLTGWAQVSTRYGASIDDSLTKLQYDLYYIKHRSMFLDFSIAVKTLSTILYYRGQ; translated from the coding sequence ATGGCTAAAAAAAAAGGTATTCATTTCGAAGTTTCCGAACGCAAGATCTTACTAAGAATTATGGATTTAGTGATGGTATTCCTAGGCGTGTATTCCCTAAGTCTTTATTTTGATTTTGAATATATTGTTGTCAGTGCAGATAACAATGTGGCTTTAATTTTATTGGGAATTTATGTTTCTATCTTTGCGACTATTTTTGAACTATATGATTTGCAAAAAGCGAGTAGACTTGATACCACATTTCAAAATATTGTAATAACCGCCTCGATTGTTGTTTTATTTTATCTCTTTACTCCAGTACTCTCTCCTTTCTTACCTGAAGAGCGAATGCAAATCGTATATTTATATTTAACCATTATTGTATCTATACTTTTATGGAGACTTGTTTATATCAATTTAATTGAGTCTCCACGCTTTTATAAGCGTGTGCTATTAGTTGGTGAGGTGTCTAACATTGATGGATTGATAAAAGCATTGGATACATCAGATCCCAATTATAAAATTATAGGTTTTATTAATAGCGAAATTTCGACTCCTGAATCTGTAAAATTCAAGGGACTAAAAGAATTTGAAGCTAAAGATTTTTTACAAATCATTAATAAAGAAAAAATTTCAGAGATTTTAGTGGCTAGTTTTAATACCGAAGCCATAACGGCCGAAGTTTATCATGATTTAATGTTGCTTTTGGAACGTGGATTCAAGATAAGAGATTATACTCAGGTTTATGAAGAGCTACTTAAAAAAGTACCAATTCAGTTTGTAGGAAAGGATTTCTATAAATATTTTCCCTTTAGTCGTAGTAACGAAAATAAGTTATATATCTTTTTTCATCGTGCTTTTGATGTTATTTTCTCCTTAATTGGATTGATATTGGGAGTCATATTTATACCGTTTATTTTAATAGGAAATTTAATTGGAAATAAAGGTCCACTTTTTTATATGCAGGAACGTGTTGGTAAAAACAATAAGAGTTTCAATATTATTAAACTTAGAACTATGGTGGTAAACGCCGAAGAAGAAGGCGTAAAGTGGGCAAAAAAAAATGATGTCAGAGTTACAGCTTTTGGAAAATTCTTAAGACGTTCACGATTAGACGAGATTCCTCAGTTTTACAATGTACTGAAAGGCGATATGAGCATTATTGGACCAAGACCCGAACGACCGTTTTTTGTTAATGAACTTTCGCGTATCATTCCTTTTTACCAAACGCGCCATATAATAAAACCAGGTTTAACAGGTTGGGCCCAAGTGAGCACCAGATATGGAGCTTCCATAGATGATAGTCTTACAAAACTTCAGTACGATTTGTATTATATAAAGCACAGAAGTATGTTTTTGGACTTTAGTATCGCAGTAAAAACATTAAGTACCATTCTATATTATCGAGGTCAGTAA
- the tatC gene encoding twin-arginine translocase subunit TatC produces the protein MAKKQMDEMSFLDHLEDLRWHLIRAVASVIIAATLAFIFKDFVVGIIMAPKHMDFPTYVALCNLSKFFGMDMSFCANELPFVIEVRSVGGQFSAHIWTSIYAGIVVAFPYVLYQLWSFISPGLQDNERKSSRGFILIASFLFFLGVAFGYYVITPLSLNFLTNYTFAEEVSNAFDLSSYNSIVRSSSLAAGCVFELPIVIYFLTKVGLVTPQILRKYRKYALVVVLLLSAIITPPDIASQVIVAIPILLLYQVSIYISAVVVRNQARKTAKANKKSKVKS, from the coding sequence ATGGCGAAAAAACAAATGGATGAGATGTCTTTTTTAGACCATCTCGAAGATTTAAGATGGCATTTAATAAGAGCTGTTGCTAGTGTTATAATTGCAGCGACTTTAGCTTTTATTTTTAAAGACTTTGTGGTTGGGATTATAATGGCCCCAAAACACATGGATTTTCCGACTTATGTTGCACTTTGTAATCTGTCTAAGTTTTTTGGGATGGATATGTCTTTCTGCGCCAATGAGCTACCATTTGTAATTGAAGTCAGATCCGTTGGAGGTCAGTTTTCTGCGCATATCTGGACTTCTATTTATGCAGGCATCGTAGTTGCGTTTCCTTATGTATTATATCAATTGTGGAGTTTTATAAGTCCAGGATTACAAGATAACGAGCGTAAAAGCTCAAGAGGATTTATTCTTATCGCATCATTTCTCTTCTTTTTGGGTGTTGCTTTTGGGTATTATGTAATAACACCTCTATCATTAAACTTTTTAACCAATTACACGTTTGCTGAAGAAGTCTCAAATGCCTTTGATTTAAGTTCCTATAATTCCATTGTTCGCTCATCTTCCTTGGCTGCAGGTTGTGTTTTTGAGTTACCAATTGTCATATACTTCTTAACTAAAGTTGGACTAGTTACCCCTCAAATCTTGAGAAAATACCGAAAATATGCTCTAGTGGTTGTATTATTATTATCTGCCATAATTACACCTCCGGATATTGCCAGTCAGGTTATTGTGGCCATACCAATATTATTATTGTACCAAGTGAGTATATATATTTCTGCCGTGGTGGTTAGAAATCAAGCTAGAAAAACGGCAAAAGCAAATAAAAAATCTAAAGTTAAGTCTTAA
- a CDS encoding carboxymuconolactone decarboxylase family protein, with translation MSDIVEEFNDYRAKMNDKILADNNKIVKRIFNLDTNAFQAGALDKKTKELLGLVASTVLRCDDCVKYHLEASYKEGLTKEEISEALGIATLVGGTIVIPHLRRAHEYWEAIEQHNQQG, from the coding sequence ATGTCTGATATTGTAGAGGAATTCAATGATTATCGTGCTAAAATGAATGATAAAATATTAGCCGATAACAACAAAATTGTTAAACGCATTTTTAATCTTGATACCAATGCGTTTCAAGCTGGTGCTTTAGATAAAAAAACCAAAGAACTTTTAGGGTTGGTGGCTTCAACTGTTTTACGTTGTGATGATTGTGTTAAGTATCATTTGGAAGCCTCCTATAAGGAAGGTTTGACCAAAGAAGAAATCAGCGAGGCCCTTGGTATTGCGACTTTGGTTGGTGGTACTATCGTGATTCCACATCTGAGGCGTGCCCATGAATATTGGGAAGCCATTGAGCAGCACAACCAACAAGGTTAA
- a CDS encoding putative type IX sorting system protein PorV2, protein MKSYYVILLTLTTFIASAQTTRKYSNEFMNIGVDAAALGMSNAVVSQTDDVNSGYWNPAGLVHLEDNQLALMHSSYFANIANYNYIAYAMPLDTKSALGISLIRFGVDDILDTTQLIDDQGNINYDRISTFSTADYGLTFSYAKKLPLDGLNFGVNAKIIRRIIGDFASSWGFGLDAGIQFESKNDWKFGFMARDITTTYNAWSIDEEKFAQISAAIEGENQELPETTEITIPKLQLGMSKKWIFHYDYSLLAAFNLNMRFAENNDIISTSFASINPALGFEFGYTGLVFLRAGVGNFQNEIQIDDSEQVSFQPNFGVGFKYKGIHIDYAFTDIGDQSAALYSNVFSLKIDFSVFR, encoded by the coding sequence TTGAAAAGTTACTATGTAATTCTCTTAACACTTACTACATTTATTGCTTCGGCACAGACCACACGAAAATATTCGAATGAATTTATGAATATTGGTGTCGATGCTGCCGCATTGGGTATGAGTAACGCTGTTGTGTCGCAAACTGATGATGTAAATTCTGGATATTGGAATCCAGCAGGATTGGTGCATCTTGAAGACAACCAATTGGCCTTAATGCACTCCAGTTATTTTGCTAATATCGCCAATTACAACTACATCGCTTATGCCATGCCTTTGGATACTAAAAGCGCATTAGGAATTTCTTTAATTAGATTTGGTGTCGATGATATTTTGGATACCACACAATTAATAGACGATCAAGGGAATATTAATTATGATAGGATAAGTACGTTCTCAACAGCAGATTATGGACTCACATTTTCATATGCCAAAAAATTACCACTAGACGGCTTAAATTTTGGTGTCAATGCTAAAATAATACGTCGGATTATTGGTGATTTTGCCTCATCTTGGGGCTTTGGTTTGGATGCAGGTATTCAATTTGAAAGTAAAAATGATTGGAAATTTGGTTTTATGGCTAGGGACATTACGACGACTTATAATGCATGGTCCATAGACGAAGAGAAATTTGCACAAATTAGTGCTGCGATTGAAGGGGAAAATCAGGAATTACCAGAGACCACAGAAATAACAATTCCAAAGTTACAATTAGGGATGTCCAAAAAATGGATTTTTCATTATGATTATTCTTTATTAGCAGCCTTCAACTTAAACATGCGTTTTGCTGAAAATAACGATATTATCTCAACCTCTTTTGCCAGTATCAATCCTGCATTGGGTTTTGAGTTTGGTTATACAGGCCTAGTATTTTTAAGAGCAGGCGTTGGTAATTTTCAGAATGAAATACAGATTGACGATTCTGAGCAGGTGTCTTTTCAGCCTAACTTTGGTGTTGGCTTTAAATACAAGGGCATACATATAGATTATGCTTTTACCGATATTGGCGACCAGAGCGCGGCTTTGTATTCAAACGTATTTTCTTTAAAAATAGATTTTAGCGTTTTTCGATAA
- a CDS encoding CDP-alcohol phosphatidyltransferase family protein, with product MGLKRHIPNIVTLLNLFSGCIALIFAVYGNFVAAAIFVFLGIFFDFFDGLLARKLNVQSPLGIQLDSLADLVTSGVVPGVIMFKLISLATDAPDYGSYTDSWNSIFHWQGFKMSVLPLFGLLIALASAYRLAKFNLDEDQQTYFKGLPVPANTLVILSLPLILEYQNSDAMNSIIINKWFLIGITLLSCYLLNSNIKLFALKFKNYRFKDNSVRYIFLILSVVFLIVLHFAAIPLIIALYIILSLLTKSKIA from the coding sequence ATGGGTTTAAAACGACACATTCCGAATATAGTAACGCTCCTGAATTTATTTTCAGGTTGTATAGCCCTAATATTTGCAGTCTATGGCAACTTTGTTGCAGCTGCAATATTCGTTTTTTTAGGCATATTTTTTGACTTTTTTGACGGTCTATTAGCCCGAAAGTTAAACGTGCAAAGTCCACTAGGTATTCAGCTAGATTCACTTGCAGATTTGGTGACGAGTGGAGTAGTGCCAGGAGTGATTATGTTTAAACTTATTTCATTGGCGACCGATGCTCCAGATTATGGCAGTTATACGGATAGTTGGAACTCCATTTTTCATTGGCAAGGCTTCAAAATGTCTGTGTTACCTTTATTTGGTTTGTTAATAGCCTTAGCATCGGCTTATCGCTTAGCCAAATTTAACTTGGATGAAGATCAACAAACCTATTTCAAAGGATTACCAGTACCAGCAAATACTTTGGTGATATTGTCGTTACCATTAATTTTAGAATATCAGAATAGCGATGCAATGAATTCTATCATAATCAACAAATGGTTTTTAATTGGTATCACACTTTTAAGTTGTTATTTGTTGAATTCCAACATTAAATTGTTTGCACTAAAATTTAAAAATTACAGATTTAAGGATAATTCAGTGAGATACATTTTTTTAATATTGAGTGTAGTGTTTTTAATTGTGCTACATTTTGCTGCGATACCTTTAATAATAGCTTTGTATATAATTTTATCTTTATTAACAAAGTCTAAAATTGCTTAA
- a CDS encoding lipoprotein N-acyltransferase Lnb domain-containing protein yields MKKFLLFFLLFLFALGSPFAQQIQLSPNSEISVLTIGPGESLNDAFGHNGFRVKDSSQGIDVVYGYGAYDFDAPNFYLKFAQGQLNYLISRHNFSDFQYHYTYYNRTIDEQVLNLTNQEKQNLFDFLENNYKPKNRRYLYDFFYDNCATRIRDVTLKITNRKIEFNAPENFEPKTFRTLIHDHVGLNTWGSFGIDIALGSVIDKKASLWEHMFLPHYIHTFFENAKLNGTENLVKKSTTIYQKKETDSSSNVLFSPLMIMGLIGLGILFLTYKDYKNNTRSKWLDIIIFIITGVIGILILLLWFATDHSATAQNYNLLWAFPLNIIVIGQLLKPQIKNWFKSYLKFLIIMLCLMTLHWLIGVQVFAIGLIPILLALLIRYIYLVKFYNKNSNY; encoded by the coding sequence ATGAAGAAATTTTTACTGTTCTTTTTATTATTCTTGTTTGCCTTAGGTTCTCCATTTGCGCAACAAATTCAACTATCTCCAAATTCTGAAATATCTGTATTAACGATTGGACCTGGTGAATCTTTGAATGATGCATTTGGTCATAATGGGTTTAGAGTAAAAGACAGTAGCCAAGGAATAGATGTGGTTTATGGTTACGGCGCCTATGATTTTGATGCGCCAAATTTCTATTTGAAATTTGCCCAAGGCCAACTGAACTATCTGATAAGCAGACATAATTTTTCTGATTTTCAATATCATTACACCTACTACAATCGTACGATAGACGAGCAGGTTTTGAACCTTACCAATCAAGAAAAACAAAACTTGTTCGACTTTTTAGAAAACAATTACAAACCAAAAAACAGACGTTATTTATATGATTTTTTCTATGATAATTGTGCTACACGAATTAGAGATGTAACGCTTAAAATAACAAATCGGAAGATTGAATTCAATGCACCTGAAAATTTTGAACCTAAAACCTTTAGAACCCTTATTCACGATCATGTTGGCTTAAATACTTGGGGCAGTTTTGGTATTGATATTGCTTTGGGAAGTGTCATTGACAAAAAAGCCTCTCTTTGGGAGCATATGTTTTTACCACATTATATTCATACTTTTTTTGAAAATGCAAAGTTGAATGGTACTGAAAATTTAGTTAAAAAATCGACGACGATTTATCAAAAAAAAGAAACTGATTCGTCTTCAAATGTTCTATTTAGTCCATTGATGATTATGGGATTAATTGGCCTTGGGATTTTATTTTTAACATATAAGGATTATAAAAACAATACGAGAAGCAAGTGGCTAGATATTATAATATTTATAATTACAGGTGTTATTGGAATTCTTATTCTGTTATTATGGTTTGCAACTGACCATTCTGCAACAGCTCAAAATTATAATTTGTTATGGGCTTTTCCTTTGAATATTATCGTCATCGGACAATTATTGAAACCTCAAATAAAGAACTGGTTTAAGAGTTATTTAAAATTTCTGATTATAATGCTCTGTCTAATGACCTTACATTGGCTTATTGGAGTCCAAGTATTTGCTATTGGGTTAATTCCTATACTTTTAGCCTTATTGATCAGATATATTTATTTGGTTAAATTCTATAATAAGAATTCAAATTACTGA
- a CDS encoding KpsF/GutQ family sugar-phosphate isomerase — protein MNTKESILKIARATIKLESKAIDNLSDLLTNDFADAVELIYKSKGRVIITGIGKSAIIANKIVATLNSTGTPAIFMHAADAIHGDLGLILEDDVVICISKSGNTPEIKVLVPLIKNANNKMIAITGNTESYLGQQADFILNAYVAQEACPNNLAPTTSTTAQLVMGDALAICLLDLRGFSSKDFAKYHPGGALGKRLYLRVNDLSSQNQKPQVGLEASLKEVIVEITEKMLGVTAVVENDKIVGIITDGDLRRMLSKSDDISGLRAKDIMSNNPRRIAEDAMAVDAKELMEEFGISQLLVEHDGKFSGVVHLHDLIKEGII, from the coding sequence TTGAACACTAAGGAATCCATCCTAAAAATTGCGAGAGCAACCATAAAATTAGAAAGTAAAGCTATTGATAATTTATCAGATTTACTAACGAACGATTTTGCGGATGCCGTAGAACTCATTTATAAGTCTAAAGGACGCGTTATTATCACAGGAATCGGTAAAAGTGCTATCATCGCCAATAAGATTGTCGCCACTTTAAATTCTACTGGAACTCCAGCAATTTTTATGCATGCTGCGGATGCTATCCATGGCGACCTTGGGCTAATTCTTGAAGATGATGTGGTCATTTGTATTTCTAAAAGTGGAAACACGCCAGAAATTAAAGTTTTGGTGCCGCTTATTAAAAATGCAAATAACAAAATGATTGCCATTACTGGAAATACTGAATCGTACTTAGGACAACAAGCCGATTTTATTTTGAATGCGTACGTGGCACAAGAAGCTTGCCCGAATAATTTAGCACCAACAACAAGTACAACGGCACAGCTGGTTATGGGAGACGCATTAGCGATTTGCTTATTGGATTTACGTGGATTTTCGAGTAAGGATTTTGCAAAATACCATCCAGGAGGTGCACTTGGTAAACGCTTGTATTTACGCGTCAATGATTTATCATCCCAAAACCAGAAGCCACAAGTTGGACTTGAAGCGTCGTTAAAAGAAGTGATTGTAGAAATTACCGAAAAAATGCTTGGTGTTACAGCAGTTGTCGAAAACGATAAAATTGTGGGCATTATTACTGATGGCGATTTAAGACGTATGTTGAGCAAAAGTGATGATATTTCAGGTTTAAGGGCCAAAGATATTATGAGCAATAATCCACGACGGATTGCAGAAGACGCTATGGCAGTAGATGCTAAGGAGCTTATGGAAGAATTTGGAATTTCCCAATTGCTGGTGGAACATGATGGTAAATTTTCAGGTGTAGTTCATCTTCATGATTTAATAAAAGAAGGCATTATATAA
- the lptB gene encoding LPS export ABC transporter ATP-binding protein, protein MKLRAEHLMKSYSGRKVVKDVSLEVNQGEIVGLLGPNGAGKTTSFYMIVGIIKPNGGNIFLDNTNITKFPMYKRAQNGIGYLAQEASVFRKLSVEDNILSVLQLTKLSKKAQTDKMESLIEEFGLGHIRTNRGDLLSGGERRRTEIARALATDPNFILLDEPFAGVDPVAVEDIQRIVAKLTKKNIGILITDHNVQETLAITDRTYLMFEGKILKAGKPEELASDEMVRKVYLGQNFELRKKKLEF, encoded by the coding sequence ATGAAGTTACGAGCAGAACATTTAATGAAGTCCTACAGTGGACGAAAAGTGGTAAAAGATGTTTCACTAGAAGTTAATCAAGGTGAGATTGTTGGGTTATTAGGTCCAAATGGCGCTGGTAAAACCACCTCTTTCTATATGATTGTTGGGATTATTAAACCCAATGGCGGAAATATCTTTTTAGATAACACCAATATTACCAAGTTTCCCATGTACAAACGTGCCCAGAATGGGATTGGATATTTAGCACAGGAAGCTTCGGTATTTAGAAAATTAAGTGTTGAGGATAATATTCTGAGTGTACTTCAGCTGACTAAGTTAAGTAAGAAAGCACAAACCGATAAAATGGAATCGCTGATTGAAGAATTTGGTTTGGGACACATTAGAACCAACCGAGGCGATTTGCTTTCTGGTGGCGAGCGACGCCGAACAGAAATAGCACGTGCTCTGGCAACCGATCCTAACTTTATACTTTTAGATGAACCGTTTGCAGGTGTAGATCCTGTTGCGGTAGAAGATATTCAACGTATTGTTGCTAAATTGACCAAAAAAAATATTGGCATTTTGATAACTGACCATAACGTGCAAGAAACTTTAGCGATTACAGACAGAACCTATTTGATGTTTGAAGGTAAAATTCTTAAAGCTGGTAAACCCGAAGAATTAGCTAGTGATGAAATGGTACGTAAGGTGTATTTAGGTCAGAATTTTGAATTGAGAAAGAAGAAGTTAGAATTCTAA
- a CDS encoding DUF808 domain-containing protein: MASGFFALLDDIAVLMDDVSAMTKITTKKTAGILGDDLAVNAEKASGFISSREIPVLWAITKGSFLNKLIILPLAFLMSAFLPWAVVVVLVLGGLYLAYEGAEKIYEFFVPHPKEVTVDLDKDFTEEELLELEKTKIKSAIVTDFILSVEIVIIALGTVANEPLTTQIIVVSIVALIATVGVYGIVALIVRMDDLGLKLIAKSNSESGFLFSIGKFLVWALPKIIKSLSVIGTIALILVAGGIFVHNIDFFHHFLEQIPSILRDFIIGLAVGAACLLLVNLIKKLFFRKSINH; this comes from the coding sequence ATGGCTTCAGGATTTTTTGCATTACTAGATGATATTGCGGTTTTAATGGACGATGTCTCTGCGATGACCAAAATAACAACTAAGAAAACCGCTGGTATTTTAGGTGATGATTTAGCAGTAAATGCTGAAAAAGCGTCTGGTTTTATATCCTCTAGGGAAATTCCCGTATTATGGGCAATTACAAAAGGGTCGTTCTTGAATAAATTGATAATTCTGCCTCTAGCTTTTTTAATGAGTGCATTTTTACCATGGGCAGTTGTGGTGGTTTTGGTATTGGGTGGATTGTATTTGGCTTACGAAGGTGCGGAAAAAATCTATGAGTTTTTTGTACCACATCCAAAAGAAGTTACCGTTGATCTAGACAAGGATTTTACTGAAGAAGAACTGCTGGAGTTAGAAAAAACGAAAATAAAATCGGCAATTGTAACCGATTTTATATTGTCTGTTGAAATTGTAATCATTGCGCTAGGAACTGTAGCTAACGAGCCTTTAACGACGCAAATTATCGTCGTATCAATTGTTGCTTTAATTGCGACTGTTGGTGTATATGGAATTGTGGCGTTAATTGTGAGAATGGACGATCTTGGGCTAAAACTGATTGCTAAAAGTAATAGTGAATCAGGGTTTTTATTTTCAATTGGCAAATTTTTAGTTTGGGCCTTGCCAAAAATCATTAAAAGTTTGTCGGTTATAGGCACCATAGCACTAATCTTGGTTGCTGGTGGAATTTTTGTTCATAATATAGATTTCTTTCATCATTTTTTAGAACAGATACCTTCGATATTGAGGGATTTTATCATTGGGTTAGCAGTTGGAGCTGCTTGCCTACTTCTCGTTAATTTAATTAAAAAGTTATTTTTTCGTAAAAGTATAAACCATTAA